In Gammaproteobacteria bacterium, the DNA window GTCGACGCAGACTGCCCTCGATGGCGTTTGTCAAATGATGACGCGAAGAGCCGACGTCATTGGGTCCCGACCCAGACCGGAAGGTTGCTTTCGTTGAGATGAGTACCTGGTCGCGACGGCCCTTGATTGCGGCGCCAAGCACCTCCTCCGCCCGACCCTCGGAATAGATGTCCGCGGAATCGAAGAAATTCATTCCCGCCTCGAGACAAATATCCACGAGGCGAGTCGCTTCCTCGGGTCCAACGGATCCCCACTCTCTGAAGAATTCGTTAGCTCCGCCGAAAGTCCCGGTGCCGAGGCAGAGAACCGGGACGTTCCATCCCGACCCGCCGAGTTGTCTGTATTTCATGGTGATTCGATGTGGTTGATGTGATCCAAAGGTATTCGCAGGGCCTCCCTCAAACAGTTGTAGGCAAAATGACGAAGCGACAGTAA includes these proteins:
- a CDS encoding aldo/keto reductase — protein: MKYRQLGGSGWNVPVLCLGTGTFGGANEFFREWGSVGPEEATRLVDICLEAGMNFFDSADIYSEGRAEEVLGAAIKGRRDQVLISTKATFRSGSGPNDVGSSRHHLTNAIEGSLRRLGTDHIDLFQLHGFDAMTPIEDVLSNLDGFIHAGKIRYVGCSNFSGWHLMKSLAISERYGLPRYIAHQAYYSLIGREYEWELMPLGIDQGVGTVVWSPLGWGRL